The genomic DNA GAAACTATAAACACTTGACTATAACCCAAATTAGGTTCATAAGCTTCTTCCGATAACCGAATGTTTAAAAATGATTGTCTGCCGGTATCAACATTACCTTTAATATCGTCTACGGTAATTTTAGGATAATCAGCACTTAGTAAAGTGACAGCTTTTTGTACCAGTTTAGAGCTTACCATTAATTGCATCTGACTGGTAGGTTTCTGAACAGAAATTTTAAAGTTATTAACTTCAGATGTGCTACTAGGTATATTGTTATTAAAAGATAATTCTTGTTCTAAATTATCCTTGACCATGATCTCCATAGAACTTTGATACATGGGTTTAGCAACTACAGCTAAAAGACTTGTTGCTGACATCACTGCACAAGAAACCCCTAAAATCAAAAAGCGGCGATACAACAGAATTGTAGCTATTTTCCTCATATCAAACACGCTTTGTTGAGAGGTAGTAACCATTTTTTTATGATTGATACCAGTTGTAGCCACTATAAAATTCCTCTACTATCAAAACAATATATCTGGAAAATAATCATAAATATAAATTTGGAGATAAACAAATAACACAATTTATACTCCAATTTATCTCTTAAATCACTAAGAGTTATTATTTCCAGACTCATATCACTACTTACTAGAAACTAGGACTTGGTAGCTCTTAGATAATCAATTCGTCTGGATATACGCCTATTCAGCACTATGATAATAAATTTTTCTATCAGATTTTTAAATATTTAATTAAGGATAAATATGAAATTGATTAAGATGATATTGTCAAAGTCTCTGATGATGTATAAAAAACTTTCAAATTCCCCTGTCTTCCCGGAGATTTTCCACCGCCTTTGATGACTGTTTATTACTTTCCAACACTAATTACAGCACTTTCAAGTTAATGAATAAAATTACTCTCTCAATTAAGCAGATGCTTCTAATTTTTACCTTTAATCTTGAGCTTATTTTCTCTTCTTCTAGGTATGTCGTAAACCATGAAATCATTCGCCATAATAGTTTTAGGAAAAATAGCGCGCGCTTCTTTCAGTAAATCTTTTAATTCAATGGCATTCCCAGGAGTATAACGAGGACTAAAATGAGTCATAATTAATTGATGTACACCTGCTAAATAAGCTGTTTGTGCTGCCATGGTGCTGGTAGAATGTAACCTTTGAAAAGCCATTTCTGCATCTTGATGGGCAAAGGTAGCTTCATGAATTAATACATCAGCATCCTCAGCTAGTTTGACTGCACCATCACAATAAACTGTATCTGTACAATAAACAAATTTACGTCCTATTTCTGTAGGTCCGCATAGTTCACTACCATTAATTATGCGTCCATCTTCTAAAGTAACTGTCTCACCACGTTTGAGTTGACCATAAATCGGGCCGGAAGGAATTTTTAAAGCTTTGGCTGTTTCCACATCAAAGCGGCCACTACGGTCTTTTTCTTCTACACGATAGCCAAAAGCAGTGATGCGGTGATGCAGTAAACCACAACTGACCACAAAATCATCATCTTCATAAATTACCCCTGGTTGAACAGTATGCACTTTGATGGGGTAAGAAAAATGGGTGTGAGAATAACGGGAAGCTGCTTGCAGATATTCATTTAAACCCGATGGGCCATAAATATCAACTCGATCTACATTACCAGCTAACCCGCAACTAGCCAAAAGTCCCATTAAGCCAAAAATATGATCTCCGTGCAGATGGGTGATAAAAATGCGGGAGAGTTGGCTGGTTTTTAGTTCACTCCGCAAAATTTGGTGCTGTGTACCTTCCCCACAGTCAAACAACCAGAGATCAGCTTTTTGTGGTAATCTCAGTGCCACACTAGAAACATTACGTGATCTTGTAGGTACACCGGAACTCGTCCCTAAAAATGTAATCTGCACAGTGTTTTTTAACCTTTGGTTTACTCAAGATGAAAGTTAATTTTTCTTGTTGGCATTATCGTTAGTAAATATGACAAAATGCCTACTTAAAATTATTTATCTATGATAACTTATCAGGTATGCAGGCCAAGATAACTCGCAGATAGTTCCTTGAGGATAAATGGGGATGCGTTGAAATTTACCATTTATCTGTCTGGCTAATTTTTTAAACTGTTGAGTTCCCCGTCCTTCTTTAGATGAGTTAAGACCTAAACCATCATCTACAATACTCAAGGTGTACCAACCAACGGATAAAGAACAAGTCACTTTCAGACAAGTTATTCCTGTGGCGTATTTACCCACATTACATAAAGCTTCTTCTAAAAATCGGCAAATTCCCCGCTTGTTTTCTATGGTTAAACAACTTTCATCTACTGCTTCAAAACTACGAATTTTTAATTTGATGGTTTTAAAGCAAGGAAAATCTCGCTCTAAGGTGTGAATATAAACTTGATAAAGAATTTCATGGAGGGGATCTTGTAAATTTAAAATTATTTGCTTGTCTAAATATAATCTAGATTCTTGGACAATACTTTCTTGTTGCCAAAACTCATACATTCCTCTTAATTCTTGGTTTAATTTTTCTAGTTCTGGTTCTAATTGTAGAATTGAATTTTTAATTGCTAGGTCTTGACTTCTGACTATTCTTAAAATCTGATCTAGGGTTTGTAGTGGTCCATTATGAATTGCTATAAATGCGACTTCTAAAATTGCCTTTCTGGCTTTTATTCCTAAGTTAGCAGTTTTATGATAGTGGTATAACGCTGTGATGTAAGTAGCATTTAAACCTATAAGTAAAATTATGTATGATTGAAAATTAAAACAGCCTAAGTTTAAGGTTAGATAGATGATAATCACTAAATTTAAAATAGTAATTACTGTGAATAAGATATTTTTGATATGATGTGTGTTTAATTTCCATATCAATCTACATCTGGCTATTATTGCGGGCAGAATTTTAGACTGCATAGGTTTTAAATCCAGTCTTGTTAACTATATTATTGGCTATTTGCCATTTTTATCTAATTTGAAATTTGTGATTGCTTCCGTATATACAAAATTTAATCTATGAGTCCTTCTTCTCTAGCACGTTTTTCTGTTTGAATACGGATGTTTTTACCTGCTTCTGGATAAACATTTAATGCGTCTTGCAATTTGCTCCAATAATGACGTACCATCCGCTCAGATACGCACATTTTTTCAGCAATTGCTTTGTCTTGTAAACCTGCTTCAAAAGCTAGATTTAATACCTGCAACCATTCGGGTTTTACTTCTAATCCTGAGTGAATTGTTTTGATATCTTTTATATGGGTTAATCCCTGTAATGCCCAATCTACTCTAATTAACATTTCTTGGGTAGAGAGACTTTTATCCGCAATGGTAAAACCTCCTTTATGATTATCAATATCTAAACGAATACGAATTAATGTCCTCACGTGGGCGCTTTGAACAACAATATTTAATTCAGGATATTCTTTCATCAAGTTTTTCAGAAGTTGAATACCATGATCAGGTCTAGCTGTGATTCCTGTATGCTGGGGAATAGACAAATCCATAACTATTAATTCAGGCTGATTTTTAGCAATTATATTAATAGCGTTATCGGCAGTTGTAGCAGTAATAAATCTAGTTTGAGGATATTGATTTTTGAGAATAGTGACTGTTCCACCCAATACGGATTCATGATCATCAATCACCAAAATATTTAATAATTTATTGGCTGTCAAAGTTTGTTCCATGGTTTATTGTGTTTATTGTGTTTATTGTGATGATTACAATTATTCCAGTTATTTTTCAGTTAATGTTCTGGATTGAATTTTATCTAAGATACAGCACTTTCTGGTGTAATGAGGTACACTATTGGCGAGCAAGATGCCTACCCTACAAGATTTTTGTGCTAGATGTTTGTACCTCATTGCCATGAAATCTGCTGTATTTAATAAATTGGTAGATGATTAAATTATTAGTTTGGGAGTGACTGGAAAATCTGAAAACTGACTACTAATCACTCAATTTTTAGCTAATAATTACCAGGAAAACTGCCAAGCTATCCGAAAATTATGATTTTTGTATAGGCATTTGCCAGAGATTAAAAATTCCAGGGTGTCGCTAATATATTCTAGTTCTGGTGAGTTGTAGTAAAACATGGGGGTAGATATATCTGAATAGGTAATTCTGACAGTTAATTCTCTAGTTTTTTCTTTAATTTTCAAACTGATATGAGTGGCAATGATTGTGGAAATTTCTTGTAATGTTATTTGCAGTAATTCTTCTAAAGCCATTAAAATTATGAGGCTACATTCCACTGACTCATGTTGCCAGTATACTGGTAAATCAATATGAAAATATACATGAGGATTAGACTTTACCCAGTAGTCTAATAAGCACTGAATTGAAAGTGGTAAACTATCTTGAATATACACCGGACAGAGGCGATCGCTCAATTGTACTAAAGAGTGATGAAATTTATCAATTTTTTTGGTGTATTCAGAAATCTGATCAATTGATAAATTGACTGTATCTATTTTCAAAATATCTAAACTACGACGGATGGAGAATGATTCTTGTAATAAGCTATCTCGAATATTTTCAGCCTCTAGGAAGAGTTTTTTTGATTGCTTATCGGACCACCATCGTAATGCTGGTTGAATTTTATGTTTATATGTCATAAACTGAACAATGTTTATAACTTGGGTGAAACTAATCAGTATTCATGAGTAAATACTAACTATAAGATCCGGAAAAAATTGGATAAAGTTGGGTAAAATGTAATGAGCATATAAATAAATAACCCAACTTCTATAAGTCTACTTTTCCTAGTTATAAATCCGTGATTAATCTGGCTTTGCGTAACATAAATTGCAGGGCGGTCTCTTGCTTGGAAATAATATCTGCTGTAACTTCCATTCCTGCTTGGATATCACACTGATGATGATTACCAAATGTCAGTTTTTCTGGTTGAATTGTGGCTGCAAAATAACTGTTATTGGTGGCGACACTTTGATTATTTGTTTGCATACTAATTACATCAGGAGAAACTGTTTTTACAACTCCATTGAGTGTGCCATAATCAGGATAGGGACAAGCATCTACACGTAATTGGACTTTTTGACCAATGGCAACTTTTTTAATGTCAGTAGTGGGAATACTAGCTTTAATTTCTAAAGCCGTATGATCAGGAACAATTTCTGCAATAGATTCACTGACTTTGACTACTTGACCAGGATTACGCAGGTTTAGTTTGAGGATAATCCCATTGCTAGTGGCAACTATTGTACTTTTACGAATTTGATTTTCTAATTGCTCAAGTTCTTTTTGTGATTGATTGATTTGGGTTTGTAATTGTACTCTCCGCTCAATTAATGCTTGTTTTTCTTTATTTAAACTAGCAATATTAGCTTTGCCTTTAGCAGTTTCTTGGTTAATACGTTCCTGTGCAATTTTCACCATTGCTGTAGTCGGATTTACCGCAGACTTAGCTGATTTAACTTGAATTTTGGCTATTTCTAATGATTTCTCTTCAGCAGATAATGTTAATTCTGTTTGCTGAACCACAAGTTGTTTTTGTTCAAATTCTCTCCTACCAATTGCACCAATTTCTGATAATTGTTGATAGCGATCTCTGTCTATTTTAGCAAATTCTAAATCTGCTTTTGCCTTTTTAAAATTAGTCATGGCTTTTTCTAGACTGGCTGCTGATACCAAAAAATCACTATCAGTATTAATTTTGCGTTCTTGGTATTCTCGTTGGTTGCGGACTAAATCTGCTTTTGCTGTGGCAATTATAGTTTCAATTACTTTTTGTTCAGCTAAAATCTGATTATTTAAGTTACGAATTTGGGCATCAATTTGAATTAGTTGCAAATTACCTTGTTGAATATTACCCTGTACTTGATTTTTTTTAATTAGTAAATGTTCATTATCAAGATCAGCAATGACATCACCTATTTTTATTGGTTGATTTTCTTTGACTAAAATATTTTTTATTGTCCCTTCTATTTGTGGTTGTACTATACGAGTTTCACCAGTGGGACGAACAATGGCAGATGCTTTGACTGTGACATTATATTTCACCCATGAAGAAAGAGTAATTCCTGTAGCAACAGTACCGATGAGAAGAATACCAGTTAAAGATGTCCAAATACTAATGGAGGGTAAAAAGTCATCCTTATGTTGTGAAGGTATGAGTTTTTGATGATGAGTGTACAGCATGATTATTTGGAAAAATAACAACAATTAAGGGATTAAAAAATCTAAATGTTCTCCGATTTTAGTTTTTAAATCTTCTACAGAACCTTCAATTTTTAACCTTCCTTGGTCTAACAAAATAATCCAATCAGCGCGATTTATTACTTGGGGTCTGTGACTAATTAAAATTGTGGTTTTATTGCTTCTATGTCTGAATAATTGTTCTAAAACTTGCGCTTCGGTAACAGGATCAAGTCCTGCTGTAGATTCATCTAAAATTAAGATTGGTGGTTCTGTCACAATTGCCCTAGCTATAGCTAATCTTTGACGTTGACCACCGGAAATATTCGCGCCAAATTCACCTAAGATAGTTTGATATTTCTCTGGTAATTTACTAATAAATTCGTCCGCACCAGAAATTTGACAAGCTCTCACAATTTGTTCAAAGGTAATATGAGGCGCACCTAAACGGAAGTTTTCAACAATAGAACGACTCCAAAAATGAGCATCTTGGGGAACAAGAGCTACCTGTTGACGTAGACATTCTAAGGAAATATCTGGCAGGTTATAAAGTCCAATTCTAATGTTTCCTGACTGGAGAGTATATAAACCAGCGAGTAGTTTAGCAAGGGTACTTTTACCACATCCAGATTTACCAATAACGGCAACTATTTTTCCTCCAGGAATTGTTAAAGAAAATTCTTCTAATAGATCAACTCTGCCAGTATAATGAAAGTTGATATTTTCGCAAATTATATCAGCATCTGCCGCAATTTTGGCAAAGGGTTTTTTGCCATCATTTTCAGTTTCTGGAGTGGTATCTATTACTTCTGTTAATCTTTGAACGGCTGTTTTAGCACGGGTAAATTCTTCAACGAAGCTGATAATGGTAAATATTAAACCCAAAAAATTACCATTCATGGAATTAAATGCTAATAGCTGTCCAATGCTAAGATTTTCTGCGGGATTAATGACTAAATTACCACCATACCAAAGTAAAATAATCCCACCAATTGCAGAAACAAATCCAGAAAATGTATGGTTGATAATGCCGATTTGCATTGTCCTTAATGTCAAGGTGGCAAGTTTACTAAATCGGCTTTGTAATTCTTCTGTAAATTGAGAACCTGCGGTTGTGGTTTTGAGAGTTAATGCACCTTTGAAAGTTTCTACTAAGACACCTTGTGTTTCTGCATCTTTAACTAATAGTTCACGGGTTTTTCTTTGTAATGTGGGTTGAAAAATTAATGGTGCTATAGTCATTATTACAGCAATAAATATTGCTACTAAGGTTAGTTTCCAACTATAAAAAGCCATGATACCAAATGATATTATGGCTATAAATGCTTTACTAGGTAAACTAATAACTACTTGGGTAACTAACTGATTGATTTGTTTAATATCTTGAAGACGACTAACAATTTCTCCACTCCGACGTGCTTCATAATAGGAAAGTGGTAAATGTAAAATTTGTCTGCCAAATTCGATAACTAATCCTAGTTGTAAACGTTGGGCAAAGTGTGCTATTAAGTTAGATTGTACCCAAGAAATACTACTAGAAATTAGGTTCATTACTACTACTGCGATCGCTACAGTAGTTAGTAATTTTGTGTCTCCACGTACTAAAACATCATCGGTGAGAATTTGTAAGAGAAATGGAGATGCTAAAGATAATAAACCTAATAGTAAATTCAGTGGTAATGCTTGAGCTAAAATGCTGCGGAAATTCCATAC from Okeanomitos corallinicola TIOX110 includes the following:
- a CDS encoding response regulator transcription factor, coding for MEQTLTANKLLNILVIDDHESVLGGTVTILKNQYPQTRFITATTADNAINIIAKNQPELIVMDLSIPQHTGITARPDHGIQLLKNLMKEYPELNIVVQSAHVRTLIRIRLDIDNHKGGFTIADKSLSTQEMLIRVDWALQGLTHIKDIKTIHSGLEVKPEWLQVLNLAFEAGLQDKAIAEKMCVSERMVRHYWSKLQDALNVYPEAGKNIRIQTEKRAREEGLID
- a CDS encoding ribonuclease Z, which encodes MQITFLGTSSGVPTRSRNVSSVALRLPQKADLWLFDCGEGTQHQILRSELKTSQLSRIFITHLHGDHIFGLMGLLASCGLAGNVDRVDIYGPSGLNEYLQAASRYSHTHFSYPIKVHTVQPGVIYEDDDFVVSCGLLHHRITAFGYRVEEKDRSGRFDVETAKALKIPSGPIYGQLKRGETVTLEDGRIINGSELCGPTEIGRKFVYCTDTVYCDGAVKLAEDADVLIHEATFAHQDAEMAFQRLHSTSTMAAQTAYLAGVHQLIMTHFSPRYTPGNAIELKDLLKEARAIFPKTIMANDFMVYDIPRRRENKLKIKGKN
- a CDS encoding sensor histidine kinase, with product MQSKILPAIIARCRLIWKLNTHHIKNILFTVITILNLVIIIYLTLNLGCFNFQSYIILLIGLNATYITALYHYHKTANLGIKARKAILEVAFIAIHNGPLQTLDQILRIVRSQDLAIKNSILQLEPELEKLNQELRGMYEFWQQESIVQESRLYLDKQIILNLQDPLHEILYQVYIHTLERDFPCFKTIKLKIRSFEAVDESCLTIENKRGICRFLEEALCNVGKYATGITCLKVTCSLSVGWYTLSIVDDGLGLNSSKEGRGTQQFKKLARQINGKFQRIPIYPQGTICELSWPAYLISYHR
- a CDS encoding HlyD family efflux transporter periplasmic adaptor subunit yields the protein MLYTHHQKLIPSQHKDDFLPSISIWTSLTGILLIGTVATGITLSSWVKYNVTVKASAIVRPTGETRIVQPQIEGTIKNILVKENQPIKIGDVIADLDNEHLLIKKNQVQGNIQQGNLQLIQIDAQIRNLNNQILAEQKVIETIIATAKADLVRNQREYQERKINTDSDFLVSAASLEKAMTNFKKAKADLEFAKIDRDRYQQLSEIGAIGRREFEQKQLVVQQTELTLSAEEKSLEIAKIQVKSAKSAVNPTTAMVKIAQERINQETAKGKANIASLNKEKQALIERRVQLQTQINQSQKELEQLENQIRKSTIVATSNGIILKLNLRNPGQVVKVSESIAEIVPDHTALEIKASIPTTDIKKVAIGQKVQLRVDACPYPDYGTLNGVVKTVSPDVISMQTNNQSVATNNSYFAATIQPEKLTFGNHHQCDIQAGMEVTADIISKQETALQFMLRKARLITDL
- a CDS encoding peptidase domain-containing ABC transporter, producing MKYAHISQHSQEDCGAACLAAIAKYYGKNFTLSRIREAVGTGQFGTTLLGLQRGAKTLGFNASPVKTSPELLNRINEAPLPAIVHWQGNHWVVFYGKKGRKFIISDPAVGIRHLSAKDLVEGWTDWLMLLVEPDPELFFKTEDDQSSGFLRFLKRVWNFRSILAQALPLNLLLGLLSLASPFLLQILTDDVLVRGDTKLLTTVAIAVVVMNLISSSISWVQSNLIAHFAQRLQLGLVIEFGRQILHLPLSYYEARRSGEIVSRLQDIKQINQLVTQVVISLPSKAFIAIISFGIMAFYSWKLTLVAIFIAVIMTIAPLIFQPTLQRKTRELLVKDAETQGVLVETFKGALTLKTTTAGSQFTEELQSRFSKLATLTLRTMQIGIINHTFSGFVSAIGGIILLWYGGNLVINPAENLSIGQLLAFNSMNGNFLGLIFTIISFVEEFTRAKTAVQRLTEVIDTTPETENDGKKPFAKIAADADIICENINFHYTGRVDLLEEFSLTIPGGKIVAVIGKSGCGKSTLAKLLAGLYTLQSGNIRIGLYNLPDISLECLRQQVALVPQDAHFWSRSIVENFRLGAPHITFEQIVRACQISGADEFISKLPEKYQTILGEFGANISGGQRQRLAIARAIVTEPPILILDESTAGLDPVTEAQVLEQLFRHRSNKTTILISHRPQVINRADWIILLDQGRLKIEGSVEDLKTKIGEHLDFLIP